The following are encoded in a window of Alosa sapidissima isolate fAloSap1 chromosome 12, fAloSap1.pri, whole genome shotgun sequence genomic DNA:
- the si:ch211-121a2.4 gene encoding transmembrane protein 205, producing the protein MATDMEPTVTTKLLHLIFLSTFWGMQIWVTFISSLVMDNHLNRHTFGFIQSRLFPFYHHIGSACAFFNLAIFAVHHPSDLLDEKEAFQIFIFFVCVTVAAINAQWFGQMTSEIMADMHLIEQACGLGLDIGLSSNREAYAKLCESDPKYKRLSNRLWLYHLLSSLCNLCCIVCNGYSLYYLAENLSTI; encoded by the exons ATGGCAACAGACATGGAGCCCACGGTCACTACCAAACTCCTGcacctcatcttcctctccacCTTTTGGGGAATGCAGATATGGGTCACATTTATTTCCA GCTTAGTGATGGACAACCACCTTAACAGACACACGTTTGGGTTCATTCAGAGCCGGCTGTTTCCATTCTACCATCACATTGGTTCAGCCTGTGCCTTCTTCAATCTGGCTATATTTGCTGTCCACCACCCTAGTGATCTTCTGGATGAAAAGGAAGCTTTCCAG ATCTTCatattctttgtgtgtgtgacggtggcTGCCATCAATGCCCAGTGGTTTGGCCAGATGACGTCCGAGATCATGGCAGATATGCACCTCATCGAGCAAGCCTGTGGACTGGGTCTGGACATTGGCCTCTCTTCAAATCGCGAGGCCTACGCTAAGCTCTGTGAGTCTGACCCCAAGTACAAGAGGCTAAGCAACCGCCTCTGGCTCTACCACCTACTGTCATCTCTGTGCAACCTATGTTGCATAGTTTGCAATGGCTACAGTCTGTACTACCTGGCCGAAAACCTTTCCACCATCTGA
- the LOC121677397 gene encoding lymphocyte expansion molecule-like produces MLQLVQKRMAEKKFKGAPFGTQAARFDVSAVHPANKRVGTYTEIPYCKKMTSESERNLGPGTYNPDISDFGPRAIQERTKGPGWRRALEMARQAQMPGLLYREAWDNKHLLKAKVGPGTYKTTDFIEELNKKPGSIRGVCDSREERFPETRCWTPGPGTYAIGAKAEKRVKSAGTRPSIVFGSGVERFTEGEVEVGLSPGTYDMKGSIDLVLNSSTGKRGPYDLFTGPRNKPICSGYFAAPKIVNLNPGQYTKEMPRFGEDLEKPAKRKHGVFGTLEQYPAVPTDRIFHSTQSHCKRSATSPGPGWYEVTPVSRPGSRSAPPFLSSAPRVSKRAERLQMGGQHSVIGPGNYNILDMNRNNIRGHQCVFISETQRYLHCPNRDKYIQERLRPVNARMARRAFTATT; encoded by the exons ATGCTCCAGTTGGTGCAAAAAAGGATGGCTGAAAAAAAATTCAAGGGAGCCCCATTTGGGACACAGGCCGCCAG GTTTGATGTTTCAGCTGTCCATCCTGCAAACAAGAGGGTGGGGACTTACACAGAGATACCctactgcaaaaaaatgacaagTGAATCG GAGAGAAACCTTGGGCCAGGCACATACAATCCAGACATCAGTGACTTTGGTCCGAGAGCAATTCAAGAGCGGACTAAGGGCCCTGGTTGGAGGAGGGCACTAGAGATGGCCCGCCAGGCGCAGATGCCTGGACTCCTGTACAGGGAAGCGTGGGATAACAAACATCTCCTG AAAGCCAAAGTTGGTCCTGGTACCTACAAGACCACAGACTTCATTGAAGAACTGAACAAGAAACCAGGCAGCATCAGAGGTGTCTGTGATTCCAGGGAGGAGAGATTTCCAGAAACACGG TGCTGGACTCCTGGCCCTGGGACGTATGCCATAGGGGCAAAAGCGGAGAAGAGAGTCAAGTCAGCTGGGACCAGGCCCTCCATAGTCTTTGGCTCAGGGGTAGAGCGCTTCACAGAGGGGGAAGTG GAGGTTGGACTGAGCCCAGGCACGTACGACATGAAGGGCTCTATTGACCTGGTGTTGAACAGCAGCACTGGCAAACGAGGCCCTTATGACCTCTTCACTGGACCAAGAAACAAACCAATCTGCTCTGGCTACTTTGCTGCTCCG AAAATAGTCAATCTGAACCCAGGGCAGTACACCAAGGAGATGCCAAGGTTCGGAGAGGACCTGGAGAAGCCAGCGAAGCGAAAGCACGGCGTGTTTGGCACTCTGGAGCAGTATCCTGCCGTGCCCACTGACAGGATCTTCCACAGCACCCAGTCCCATTGCAAGAGGTCTGCA ACGAGTCCGGGCCCAGGGTGGTACGAGGTGACCCCAGTAAGTCGCCCAGGGAGTCGTTCTGCCccgcccttcctctcctctgctccgcGGGTCAGCAAGAGAGCAGAGAGACTGCAGATGGGTGGCCAACAT AGCGTCATTGGGCCAGGCAACTACAACATCCTGGACATGAACCGGAACAACATCAGGGGTCACCAGTGTGTCTTCATCTCTGAAACACAGAGATATCTGCACTGCCCCAACAGGgacaaatacataca GGAAAGACTGAGACCTGTCAATGCCAGGATGGCAAGAAGAGCTTTCACAGCTACCACATGA
- the dhcr24 gene encoding delta(24)-sterol reductase, which yields MDPLLYLGGLIVLFILWIKVKGLDYVIIHQRWIFVCLFLLPLSVIFDVYYYVRAWIIFKMCSAPKQHDQRVRDIQRQVREWRKEGAKTHMCTGRPGWLTVSLRVGKYKKTHKNIMINMMDILEVDTKRQVVRVEPLANMGQVTALLNSIGWTLPVLPELDDLTVGGLVMGTGIESSSHIYGLFQHICVAYELVLADGSLVRCTEEENTDLFYAVPWSCGTLGFLVAAEIKIIPAKTWVKLRYEPVHGLNAICQKFASESANKENQFVEGLQYSLDEAVIMTGTMTNEAEPDKINRIGLYYKPWFFKHVESFLKTDCTTVEYIPLRHYYHRHTRSIFWELQDIIPFGNNPFFRLVFGWMVPPKISLLKLTQGETIRQLYEQHHVVQDMLVPMKHMQAAISRFHEDIHVYPLWLCPFMLSSRPGMVHPKGDEDELYVDIGAYGEPRVKHFQARASTRQLEKFVREVHGFQMLYADVYMERPEFWEMFDGSLYHKLRDELNCKGAFPEVYDKICKSARH from the exons ATGGATCCGTTACTATACCTTGGTGGCTTAatagttttgtttattttgtggaTCAAAGTAAAGGGTTTAGATTACGTTATAATTCACCAGCGGTGGATTTTCGTCTGCCTCTTTCTCTTACCACTATCAGTTATATTCGATGTGTATTATTATGTAAGAGCATGGATCATCTTCAAGATGTGTTCTGCACCGAAACAGCACGATCAACGGGTCAGAGACATACAAAGACAG GTGCGGGAGTGGAGGAAGGAGGGGGCAAAAACCCACATGTGCACTGGGCGCCCTGGCTGGCTGACCGTGTCCCTTAGAGTGGGGAAGTACAAGAAGACCCACAAGAACATCATGATCAACATGATGGATATACTGGAGGTGGACACCAAGAGACAG GTAGTGCGTGTTGAACCTCTGGCCAATATGGGTCAGGTGACAGCTCTACTCAATTCCATTGGCTGGACATTGCCAGTGTTGCCAGAGCTGGATGACCTCACTGTAG GTGGACTGGTCATGGGCACCGGGATCGAGTCCTCCTCACACATCTACGGCCTTTTCCAGCACATCTGTGTGGCCTACGAGCTGGTTCTGGCGGACGGCAGTCTGGTCCGATGCACTGAG GAAGAGAACACCGATTTGTTCTATGCAGTACCCTGGTCCTGTGGAACCTTGGGGTTCTTGGTCGCTGCCGAGATAAAGATCATCCCGGCAAAGACCTGGGTGAAGCTCCGCTATGAGCCGGTGCATGGCCTCAATGCCATCTGCCAGAAGTTTGCCAGTGAGTCAGCCAACAAGGAGAACCAGTTTGTGGAGGGCCTTCAGTACTCCCTGGATGAGGCAGTGATCATGACTGGCACCATGACCAACGAGGCAGAGCCAGACAAG ATCAATCGCATCGGGCTGTACTACAAGCCTTGGTTCTTCAAGCACGTGGAGAGCTTCCTGAAGACAGACTGCACAACTGTAGAGTACATCCCCCTGAGACACTACtaccacaggcacacacgcagcATCTTCTGGGAACTGCAG gatatCATCCCGTTTGGGAACAACCCCTTCTTCCGCCTGGTGTTTGGCTGGATGGTGCCCCCTAAGATCTCGCTGCTGAAGCTGACGCAGGGCGAGACCATCCGCCAACTCTACGAGCAGCACCACGTGGTGCAGGACATGCTGGTGCCCATGAAGCACATGCAGGCAGCCATCTCCCGCTTCCACGAGGACATCCAT GTGTACCCTCTGTGGCTGTGCCCCTTCATGCTGTCCAGCCGGCCTGGCATGGTACACCCGAAGGGCGACGAGGACGAGCTGTACGTGGATATCGGCGCTTACGGGGAGCCCAGGGTCAAGCACTTCCAGGCCCGCGCCTCCACTCGCCAGCTGGAGAAGTTTGTGAGGGAAGTTCATGG ATTCCAGATGCTTTATGCTGATGTCTACATGGAGCGACCggaattctgggaaatgtttgatGGAAGCCTGTACCATAAACTCAGGGATGAGTTGAATTGCAAGGGTGCCTTCCCTGAGGTGTATGACAAAATCTGCAAGTCTGCGCGGCACTGA